The DNA window CAGTACGCGAAGCAACAGGGGTGGACCTACGAGCTCATCGACGCGTCGCCGGGCACCCAGGGAGGATTTCGAGAGGTCATCTTTGCCGTAAAGGGGGAGGACGTGTACGGCACGCTCAAGTACGAAGCGGGCGTGCACCGGGTGCAGCGTGTGCCCGAGACCGAGTCGAGCGGCCGCATCCACACGTCCGCGGCCACGGTGGCGGTCCTGCCGGAGGCCGAGGAGGTGGACGTGGACATCAACCCGAGCGACCTCACGATCGAGACGTTCAAGGCAACCGGCCCCGGCGGGCAGTCCGTGAACACGACCGACTCCGCCGTGCGCATCAAGCACGCGCCGTCGGGCGTGGAGGTGTCGTGTCAGGACGAGAAGAGCCAGCACAAAAACCGATCGAAAGCGATGCGCGTCCTGCGCTCTCGGGTGTACGAGAAGAAACGGGAGGAACAGCAGGCCGAGCGGGAAGAGGCGCGCCGGTCCATGGTAGGGAGCGGGGACCGGTCGGCGAAGATTCGGACCTACAATTTTCCCCAGGACCGCGTGACCGACCATCGACTGGAAGGGGGCCAGAAAAACCACTCCCTCCAGCCCATCA is part of the Salinibacter ruber DSM 13855 genome and encodes:
- the prfA gene encoding peptide chain release factor 1 — protein: MIEREKLDKVKHRFQEVESLMADPEVANDPDRMRELGQEHSRLEEVVEAIDRYERLLDERDELEGMIRDESGEMEALAKEELEQLETKLPAVEEDLKQKLIPKDPEEEKNAIVEIRAGAGGDEASLFAGDLFRLYTQYAKQQGWTYELIDASPGTQGGFREVIFAVKGEDVYGTLKYEAGVHRVQRVPETESSGRIHTSAATVAVLPEAEEVDVDINPSDLTIETFKATGPGGQSVNTTDSAVRIKHAPSGVEVSCQDEKSQHKNRSKAMRVLRSRVYEKKREEQQAEREEARRSMVGSGDRSAKIRTYNFPQDRVTDHRLEGGQKNHSLQPIMDGEIDPIIDALRAEEHAEKLANL